CAAGAGTTGATATGGGCGGTGCAGATAGTCTGCCTGACATGGGTCGAAGGATTTCCTCGATGTTCTTACTTGATACAACTCCATTGGAAATCATTCAAATTGtgtcaaaaatgaagaaaaaatcttcaaagGACATATACGGAATGTCAGTGACCCTactaaaagaaaatattgatatcATCGCTAACGTATTAAGTGTGCTAATAAATAGATGCTTCAGTCAGGGAATCTTTCCACGTGAATTGAAAACAACGAGGATAGTACCGATTCATAAGAAGGGGGATAGAATGAATTGCGGGAATTACAGACCTATTTCAATTATACCGGCAATGGGAAAAATAATGGAAACCCTAATAAAGGTCAGGCTGTGTGGATATTTCGAATCTCAGTCGATCATCTCTAAACATCAGCATGGCTACCAAAGGAGGAAGTCAACTATTACACTTATGATGGAAGTCGTCGATTATATTATGgatgcatttgaaaattttgaggagGCCCTTTTGGTGTGTGTTGACCTCAGTAAGGCTTTCGACACAGTCGACCACGAGAGTCTTTTGAGAAAGTTGGAATGGTATGGTGTTAGAGGCCCTATTTTGAAGCTGCTTGAGTCCTATCTGGAAGATCGTTACCAGATTGTCGATTTCCGCGGTGAAAAGTCTACAAGGAGAAAATTGAAATCGGGAGTACCGCAGGGTTCTGTGCTGGGTCCCATTTTGTTCGTTGTGTTCGTCAATGACCTTTTGAAGGAGAACAGGCATGGTGAAGTGAAAATGTTTGCGGACGACACAACTCTAATGACTAAATCCAAAAATAGACAGGAGTTGGTTGCAAAATCTAGAGAGTCGTTAAATTGCACAAAACAGTGGTTTCGAAGTAACCATATGGCGGTAAATTAGAGCAAAACTCAAAGTATAATACttacaatgaaaaaatcaatataaCTCCAATCTTTGAATCTGCTGGGTTTCACTCTGGATACAGGATTGAGTTGGTCAGGACACGTCGATAAACTATGTAGTAGATTGTCTTCATCTATCTATGCCATACGACAGATAAAATCGATCTTGGGCTCAAGGGAGGCAATTCTCACTTATTATGCCGAATTCCATAGTGTGGCCACTTATGGCATAATCCTGTGGGGGCTTCTCCTGGAATGCATAGAGTCTTTCTTAAACAAAAACGAGCATTAAGATCAATCGCTGGAATTCCAAATACTCAAAGTTGCAGAAGTGTATTTAGGGATTATGGAATATTAACTCTGCCAAGTCATTTTATGTTGGAAGCCTTGTGCATTGTACATCTACGAAGAGAAGAATTTTTGAAGCATGGCGACGTCCATGGATATTCTACCAGAAATGCACACAAATATGAGGTCCCAAAATGTAGATTGAGGAAAACCCAAGAATCTGTCGAATTTGTAGGACTCAAACTGTTCAATAAATtacctgaaataataaaaaaattgaaatataataaattcagaaatgaagtcaaacattttttcaggcaaaatgttttttatagtGTGGAAGAGTACTTACGCTTTGAATACGTTGGTTAGTTCTAAATAAACTGTATAATTCGTAAATTATGTGTCAATTGTTGATCTAGATTTGTTATGTTAGGTGATATGTCTTATAGGTGTAATTTTAGATGACTTACCTTGTGATATGTGTTATAGATTTAATTTTAGATGACTTACCTTGTATGAGCTGAAGGTTTCTTTGtacaatatacaatatacaatatTCAGGGATTGACTTCCCACAAGGTGAATGAATGGGACTTGTTTCTCATGGAAAACAAAATGCATGATGCTATCTGTGTGACGGAGCATTGGTTCTCGCCGGAGATAGCTGACTCTTGCTCCTCAGGTGGATGGCACGTAGcttccattttctccagaacGAAAAAATCGCGTGGTGGTTCCATGATTTTGAGTAGAAACCATGACTACGAAGTACTGGGGAATATTGTGAGTTTGTCAGTGGAATTTGACTGTGAAATAGCTGCAATAAAAACACAGAAATTAACCCTAATATCAATTTATCGCTCAACTAATAGTGATTTcgggaattttttggaaatacttGAAAATGTTTTGAACTTGGTGGATATTCATGATGATCTTGCTATTGCAGGTGATTTTAATGTGTTTTTCAGCATGTATGGGAATGATACACTGGATAGGAATGCTGTAGCACTGGTGGAGGTTCTTGAGTCTCATGGCCTAAAACAGACTATTTTTGAGCCCACAAGAATGGATAAATGTATAGATAATATATTTGTAAGGAACACAGAATTGTGCAGTTTTTTCCCCAAAATTCTGAGAGTGCGAGAGCGACCTATTGCTCtacaatatataatatgatattGGACCTACCAATTAAAAGCATATTTGTATGACAGGAAAACGGGCATTAACGGCTAATATTCTGCAATCAAcatctgaaatctgaaaaatctgTTAGGAATACAGTAATTACAGGAATGATGTAGCATAATTAAAAAATGTTAGAAAAGTTACCAGCATAACATTGATGGAATGTTTTCCTTTCCGGTTAATATAAACGTATGGGGGGTgattaatgtcattttcaggAGGTGCAAGAATTTCCACATGAGTTCCATCAACTGCTCCTAAAACACCTCTGAACCAATATTTTAAGAAGAATCTACAAAGAGACAGATAACATTATTATAATGCTAGTTtgccaatataaaatatttgtgaATTACTATAGAGTGTGAAACTGTTTTCTTACCCCTGTTTGACCAGTCTAATTGACTCCTCGGTAGTAGGAAACTGAACCCAAGTGGGTAATAAATACTCAGCAATTGTAGAACAAATTTCATTTACCGCTCTACTTACTGAAGGTTGACTTGCTGATAACCAGGTATTGGAACCTACAGAATTCTGGAAAGACCCTGTGGCCAAAAAGTTGAGAGTAATCAACACCTAAAATGTATAAACCCCAGATCAATTCCATTCAAACAATTACTTGAAAAGGCTGAATTACTTTTTTGGGTAATGCAATAGCATTTGCATTTTTTGTGGGTAAAAATTGCTGTAAAGCATTTATTAAGTTTATGGTGCACTGCTTCTTCAGTCTAAACATTTTTATAAACTGAGCATCCGGCATTTCGAAAGGATTCTTTTGATCACGCAACCTTCTCCTTTCAATTCTCATAAAGTTCCTATTAAAAACAACAATGATTTTCAGATCATATATATTATTGTCGAATAATACTCACCTGTTATGGTTTTCTTCTAATAACAACCCCATAAACAAagcgatattattattatcattcattATGAATCTATTTCAGAAAGTTGTTCACCAGAAAATAAACAAACCATTCGACATAACCTCACAATATATCATTCGATAGGCTTCCGACCACCTCTTGAGTCCTCGTAAATATTTACGGtttctgtaagctacagatcaccgAAAGAAAGTCCAGAATCGCATTCTTCCTGTAAGCTCgtaaaaagttacagattggcttacagatgaaagcagaataccaccattattgtttttccattttcaattttccagttcactttgaagtgtagtaggtattatacactccatatcctaagacagtagtaggacaccctgatttttatgcaaaggagcaaataggtcattttaggggggtctaactcctctctcatttttgacccaagaaatcgagattttcgatttttagtttttgcgctggaatggaagccccatcaacgctgattacgaaaccggaaatcccaattggatcagacgaatgtaacaagagatattgcagattgaaatttgcaacttttgaaaaatgacatttccaaaatgaaaatctgaacggtgggagataggctttcggaaatgctcgcaataaattcagcgtaattgaaaacctttattttcataccaagccttcaaatatctgactttgtttaaaaaaaaatcgaatttattgtttttccatttttcattttccagtacattttgaactgctctctggagtgcaattctctattgaatcataaactgtaaggtttggttgaatcaacaaagtaagtattatacactccatatcctaagaccgtagtaggacaccctgatttttatgcaaaggagcaaataggtcattttatgggggtctaagcccttgctcctttttgacccaaaaaatcgagattttcgacatcaaggtcttgcgttggaatggaagccttatcaatgctgattacgaaaccggaaatcccaattggatcagacaaatataacaagagatatcgcagattgaaatttgcaacttttgaaaaatgccattttcaagatgaaaatctgaacggagagagataggctttcaggaatacttgctatagattcagcatattcgaaaacctatattttcatgatgaactttcaaatatccgacgttttttaaagaaaaatcgaatttatcgttttttcatttttcattttccagttcactttgaactgctctctggagtgcaattctcttttgaatcatcaactgtttagtttggtggaatcaacaaagtaagtattatacactccatatcctaagacagtagttgaacttcctgattttcaggcagaagagcaaataggtcattttaggggggtctaacccctcgctcatttttgacccaaaaaatcgagattttcgatttttagtttttgcgctggaatagaagcctcatcaacgctgattacgaaaccggaaatcccaattggatcagacgaatataacaagagatattgcagattgaaatttgcaacctttggaaaatgacatttccaaaatgaaaatctgaacggtgggagataggctttcgggaatgcttgcaatagattcagcgtatttgagaacctttattttcatatcaaaccttcaaatatctgacttcgtaaaaaaaaaaatcgaatttattgatttttgattttcaattttccagttcactttgaactgctttctggagtgcaattctctatagaatcatcaactgttaggtttggttgaatcaaaaaagtaagtaccatacactccatatcctaagacagtagtaggacaccctgatttttatgcagaggagcaaatatgtcattttaggggggtctcccttgctcatttttgacccaaaaaatcgagattttcgatatttagtttttgagctggaatggaagcctaattaatgctgattacgaaaccggaaatcccaattggatcagacgaatataacaagagatattgcagattgaaatttgcaacttttgaaaaatgacatttccaaaatgaaaatctgaacggtgagagataggcttttgagaatattcgcaatggattcagcttatttgaaaacctatattttcatatcaaactctcaaatatctgacttcgtttgaaaaaaaaaatcgaatttattgtttttccatttttcattttccagttcactttgaactgctctctggagtgcaattctctattgaatcatcacctgttgggtttggttgaatcaaaaaggtaagtattatacactccatatcctaaaacagtagtaggacaccctgatttgtatgcagaggagcaaataggtcattttaggggggtctaagcccttgctcatttttgacccaaaaaatcgagattttcgatatttagttgttgagctggaatcaaagcctgatcaatgctgatgacgaaaccggaaatcccaattggatcagacgaatataacaagagatattgcagattgaaatttgcaacctttggaaaaatgccattttcaagatgaaaatctgaacggagagagataggctttcaggaatacttgctatagattcagcatattcggaaacctatattttcatgatgaactttcgaatatccgacgttgttcaaaaaataatcgaatttattgtttttccatttttcattttccagttcaatttgaactgctctctggaaagcaattctctattgaatcatcaactgtttattttggtggaatcaacaaagtaagttttattcactccatatcctaagacagtagttgaacttcctgattttgaggaagaagagcaaataggtcattttaggggggtctaaccccttgctcatttttgacccaaaaaatcgggattttcgattttcagtttttgcgctggaacggaagcctcatcaacgctgattacgaaaccggaaatcccaattggatcagacgaatataacaagagatattgcagattgaaatttgcaacttttgaaaaatgacatttccaaaatgaaaatctgatcggtgggataagggctttcgggaatgctcgcaatagattcggcgtatttgaaaacctttattttcataccaaaccttcaaatatctggcttcgtttaaaaaaaaatcgattttattgtttttccattttcaattttccagttcactttgaactgctctctggagtgcaattccctatagaatcatcaactgttaggttcggttgaatcaacaaagtaagtattatacactccatatccaaagacagtagtaggacaccctgatttttatgcaaaggggtcattttaggggggtctaaccccttgctcatttttgacccaaaaaatcgagattttcgattttcagtttttgcgctggaacgga
This genomic stretch from Coccinella septempunctata chromosome 7, icCocSept1.1, whole genome shotgun sequence harbors:
- the LOC123317630 gene encoding putative nuclease HARBI1 yields the protein MNDNNNIALFMGLLLEENHNRNFMRIERRRLRDQKNPFEMPDAQFIKMFRLKKQCTINLINALQQFLPTKNANAIALPKKVLITLNFLATGSFQNSVGSNTWLSASQPSVSRAVNEICSTIAEYLLPTWVQFPTTEESIRLVKQGFFLKYWFRGVLGAVDGTHVEILAPPENDINHPPYVYINRKGKHSINVMLISDVDCRILAVNARFPVIQICF